From Triticum aestivum cultivar Chinese Spring chromosome 4A, IWGSC CS RefSeq v2.1, whole genome shotgun sequence, a single genomic window includes:
- the LOC123083340 gene encoding uncharacterized protein, producing MQQAKVKVKDGASALRAKAKIVWAKLAKNTEAATSRSHNERQLAHERGKAKVGTAEAQLHQEKVAHREAAMEHRLHKNAGVGGHNHKHGAGGVH from the coding sequence ATGCAGCAAGCGAAGGTGAAGGTGAAGGACGGCGCGAGCGCGCTGAGGGCCAAGGCGAAGATCGTGTGGGCCAAACTAGCAAAGAACACAGAGGCTGCGACGTCGAGGTCGCACAATGAGAGGCAGCTAGCGCACGAGCGTGGCAAGGCCAAGGTCGGTACCGCTGAGGCGCAGCTGCACCAAGAGAAGGTCGCGCACCGTGAGGCCGCCATGGAGCACCGCCTCCACAAGAACGCAGGCGTCGGCGGCCACAACCACAAGCACGGCGCCGGTGGCGTGCACTGA
- the LOC123083341 gene encoding protein NRT1/ PTR FAMILY 2.3-like: MDSSPRPQYLEDQEAQTKAGGKRGGWITLPFIVATMLGLGLAVNGTTSNMLVYLLKEYHVDGVKAAQIANVVRGSLNLVPIAGAVLSDSYLGCFPVILAGAAINVLAFVLFTLTAALPSLRPPHCTLSSAECQQGSPGQLFVLYAAICLLAIGAGGTRFNIATMGADQFNSTHDKDSFFNWYLVFLYASFMLGDTAIVYIQDSVSWAVGFGVCLATTAFGTIMLLLGVCYYRMPATKASPYTELARVIVAAVRKGSIKVGGAQGSVQYNVGAGAVVDPSGDGAPSKSLRFLNRAAMITTSDKSSISGDASAGAWRLCTVQQVEDLKAVLSVFPLWSSGILLFMSIGVMIGMIVLQALAMDRSVGPHFSIPAGSVGVSCRISFILATLVLDRAVFPLWRKITGGTPPTPLQRVGIGHVLNVGALVAAALVERRRLAQPGVPMSVMWLLFPMGIAGVGEALHFPGNMAFYYQEFPKTLRSLATAMAPMLVALGFFSSTMFMDVVTRVTVWLPENIDHGRLDNVYWTLAAVGTFNFAYFLACDRRYKYHNCASM, from the exons ATGGACAGCTCCCCGAGACCTCAGTACCTCGAGGATCAAGAAGCCCAGACCAAGGCAGGCGGAAAGCGAGGAGGGTGGATAACTCTTCCCTTCATAGTTG ccaccATGCTTGGGCTGGGACTGGCCGTCAACGGGACGACCAGCAACATGCTGGTGTACCTGCTCAAGGAGTACCACGTGGACGGCGTCAAAGCCGCGCAGATCGCCAACGTCGTCCGCGGCTCCCTCAACCTCGTGCCCATCGCCGGCGCTGTCCTCTCCGACTCCTACCTCGGCTGCTTCCCCGTCatcctcgccggcgccgccatcAACGTTCTG GCTTTTGTGTTGTTCACACTCACCGCGGCGCTGCCATCCCTGAGGCCGCCACACTGCACATTGTCGTCGGCTGAGTGCCAACAAGGATCCCCCGGGCAACTCTTTGTGTTGTACGCTGCCATTTGTCTTCTCGCCATTGGCGCTGGCGGGACACGTTTCAACATCGCGACAATGGGGGCGGACCAGTTCAACAGCACGCACGACAAGGACAGCTTCTTCAACTGGTACTTGGTCTTCCTCTACGCATCTTTCATGCTCGGCGACACAGCCATCGTCTACATCCAAGACAGTGTGTCATGGGCGGTGGGCTTTGGTGTTTGCCTCGCCACGACGGCATTCGGCACAATCATGCTTCTTCTAGGCGTGTGTTACTACCGGATGCCAGCAACAAAGGCCAGCCCATACACAGAGCTAGCTCGCGTCATCGTGGCCGCCGTGCGCAAGGGTAGCATCAAAGTCGGTGGCGCACAAGGCAGTGTGCAGTACAATGTGGGCGCCGGCGCTGTTGTGGACCCATCCGGCGATGGGGCACCAAGTAAAAGCCTAAG ATTTCTGAATCGAGCCGCCATGATCACTACAAGCGACAAATCATCCATTTCCGGGGATGCGTCAGCTGGCGCCTGGCGGCTGTGCACGGTGCAGCAAGTGGAGGACCTCAAGGCCGTTCTCAGCGTCTTCCCGCTGTGGTCCTCCGGCATACTGTTGTTCATGTCGATCGGCGTGATGATCGGCATGATCGTCCTGCAGGCGCTTGCCATGGACCGCTCCGTCGGACCACACTTCAGCATCCCGGCGGGGTCGGTCGGCGTCAGCTGTCGCATCTCGTTCATCTTGGCCACCCTGGTCCTGGACCGCGCCGTCTTCCCTCTCTGGCGCAAGATCACCGGCGGCACGCCACCGACCCCGCTGCAGCGCGTGGGTATCGGCCACGTGTTGAACGTGGGGGCCCTGGTCGCCGCCGCACTGGTGGAGCGCCGGAGGCTTGCACAGCCTGGCGTGCCCATGTCCGTGATGTGGCTCCTGTTCCCGATGGGAATCGCGGGGGTCGGGGAGGCCCTACACTTTCCTGGCAACATGGCCTTCTACTACCAGGAGTTTCCCAAGACGCTACGGAGCCTGGCTACGGCCATGGCGCCGATGCTTGTCGCGCTGGGGTTCTTCTCGAGCACCATGTTCATGGATGTGGTGACGCGGGTCACCGTGTGGCTGCCGGAGAACATAGACCATGGGAGGCTGGACAACGTCTACTGGACGCTTGCTGCGGTGGGCACATTCAACTTTGCCTACTTCCTCGCTTGCGACAGGCGTTACAAGTACCACAACTGCGCGTCGATGTAG